A stretch of the Pelmatolapia mariae isolate MD_Pm_ZW linkage group LG23, Pm_UMD_F_2, whole genome shotgun sequence genome encodes the following:
- the LOC134620095 gene encoding neuronal acetylcholine receptor subunit alpha-2-like, with protein MGRKRDLTPLCCCWILINSVLSEDWDRVHTEDELFRSLFRGYSKWTRPAKNVTDVVIVKFGLSIAQLIDVDEKNQMMTTNVWLKQEWTDYKLQWSPSDFNNVTSIRVPSELIWVPDIVLYNNADGEFAVTHMTKAQLFYTGRVRWVPPAIYKSSCSIDVTFFPFDQQSCKMKFGSWTYDRAKIDLEPFENTVDLKDYWESGEWAIVNAVGTYNTKKYDCCHEIYPDITYYFVIRRLPLFYTINLIIPCLLISCLTVLVFYLPSDCGEKITLCISVLLSLTVFLLLITEIIPSTSLVIPLIGEYLLFTMIFVTLSIIITVFVLNVHHRSSETHTMPRWVRRLFLSVVPRWLCMKRPHHGLRPARRHHLSDKLLPLRTPGPSHSIWITQESDVDAGDEINHWDFHGYSNMEHLERFGSPSCLSARSLGYTLLPQTRSTVSLEWDTPPDSTQNQWDSSVSPAVISALEGVTYIAEHLRAEDADFSVKEDWKYVAMVVDRIFLWMFIIVCLLGTVGLFLPPWLSGMI; from the exons ATGGGGCGCAAACGAGACCTGACGccgctctgctgctgctggatccTCATCAACTCCG TGCTCTCTGAGGACTGGGATCGTGTTCACACTGAGGACGAGCTCTTCAGGAGTTTGTTTAGAGGCTACAGCAAGTGGACTCGACCGGCGAAGAACGTCACAGACGTGGTCATCGTCAAGTTTGGCCTGTCCATCGCCCAGCTTATAGATGTG GATGAGAAAAATCAGATGATGACAACCAACGTGTGGCTGAAACAG GAATGGACGGATTACAAGCTGCAGTGGAGTCCTTCCGACTTCAACAATGTGACATCCATCAGAGTCCCTTCTGAGCTCATCTGGGTCCCCGACATTGTGCTGTACAACAA TGCTGACGGGGAGTTCGCTGTCACCCACATGACCAAGGCACAGCTGTTTTACACCGGTCGTGTCCGCTGGGTACCGCCCGCCATCTACAAGTCCTCCTGCTCCATCGACGTCACCTTCTTCCCCTTTGACCAGCAGAGCTGCAAGATGAAGTTCGGATCCTGGACGTACGACCGCGCCAAGATCGACCTGGAGCCCTTTGAGAACACCGTGGACCTGAAG GACTACTGGGAGAGTGGAGAATGGGCAATCGTCAACGCTGTAGGAACCTACAATACCAAGAAATACGACTGCTGTCACGAGATCTACCCCGACATCACCTACTACTTCGTGATCCGCCGCCTGCCGTTGTTCTACACCATAAACCTCATCATCCCCTGCCTACTCATCTCCTGCCTGACCGTCCTGGTCTTCTACCTGCCATCAGACTGCGGCGAGAAGATCACGCTGTGCATCTCTGTGCTGCTGTCGCTCACCGTCTTCCTGCTGCTCATCACTGAGATCATCCCATCCACATCGCTAGTCATCCCGCTGATTGGGGAGTACCTGCTCTTCACTATGATCTTTGTCACGCTGTCAATCATCATCACCGTGTTTGTGTTGAATGTGCACCACCGATCATCAGAGACTCACACCATGCCCCGGTGGGTTCGGAGGCTCTTCCTGTCTGTGGTGCCGCGCTGGCTCTGCATGAAGCGCCCGCATCATGGACTCAGGCCTGCAAG GCGACACCACCTGAGCGATAAACTCCTCCCTCTCCGGACTCCGggcccctcccacagcatctGGATCACTCAGGAGTCTGATGTGGACGCTGGAGATGAAATTAACCATTGGGACTTTCATGGTTACTCAAACATGGAGCATTTGGAGAGGTTTGGGTCCCCGTCTTGTCTTTCTGCTCGGTCTCTGGGCTATACACTCCTACCACAGACACGGTCCACTGTCAGCTTAGAGTGGGATACCCCTCCTGATTCGACCCAGAACCAGTGGGACTCTTCTGTGTCTCCTGCTGTCATATCCGCCCTGGAGGGAGTAACGTACATCGCTGAACACCTAAGAGCAGAAGATGCAGACTTTTCG GTGAAGGAGGACTGGAAGTATGTGGCCATGGTCGTAGACCGGATCTTCCTGTGGATGTTCATCATAGTGTGTCTGTTGGGGACCGTTGGACTCTTTCTGCCTCCGTGGCTCTCTGGGATGATTTAA